The Tenuifilum thalassicum genome includes the window TCACGGTTAGATCATAACTTTCAGCTACAGTTCCCTCAACTTCAACCAGGTCGCCTACAGATACAGTTGTTGGGCTACTCTTAACATAAATACCATTCCAAGCACCAGAACCATCCTGTACGAAGAAGTTTGACGAACTAACAGCAGTAACAATACCTGAAAACTTAACAATATCGTCGCTATAATTAGATGCACCAGCAGTGTTATCCGATTGAATCATATTAATAGTTGGGGTTGAAATTACAGTGAAGGTTGCATCACTTTCATCGGCTGTACTGCTGGTCAATCCAGTAACTCTTACTTTATATTGAGTGCCATATGAAGCGTCTGCAGGTATGGTATAATCTTCTGTACCATCATTAGCAGTGCTAGCAATAACTTCAACCCAGTTCCATGTTGGTGTTTGGCCATCTCTTGCATAAACTTCAATCTTAATATTTTCAGCATCCATATTGGCTGAGGTCCAAGTAATGGTTACAACATCGCCAGCATGGAATGTTTCGCCACCGTTGGGATAGGTTAATTTAATTGTAGGAGCAGTAGCATCAATAGTTGTGAAAGTAGAGGATAAAAGTGAAGTTGGGTTATCGGACGCATCCTCTACTGGAGCAATTGCAACATAGTAATCCTGATTATTAGCTAGATTTGAGCTGGGGGTAATGGTAATTACCTGCTTTCCAGCGTCAATAGTAGCAGTAAATAGAACATCTGCACCAGAAGCATCTGTTTCCTTTAAGGTAAGCAGGCTTGCCACATTAGCATCGGTAATTTCAGAGTTATCAATATTACGTATAGGCTCATCAAATGTAATTGTTATGTTAGCATCAACAGCTACATTAGTTGCACCATCGGCAGGGTCAAAGGTGGCCTGTGGGGCTTGGGTGTCAGCGTATCCTGTCCAAACTATATTATCTATACATACCTGACCAGATCCAGATGGCTGCTTAAAAGATAAAGTAAAATCTCCAGGAACATTTACATTAATTGTTCCAGAACTTTTCAAAACATCCTGCTCTGAGGATGTAGTTACAGTTGTAATTAAGTTACCGTTTACATATACTTCTAGATTAACATTGGTAGAGAAGGCTTGTTTATAATCAAACGTTAAAGTCCCAATACCACCAGAAATTATACCTGACGTCACTTCTGCAGCAGGGGTTCTGTTTCTTCCTAACATAGGAGTTGGTGCAGCTATAGCGTTATCCCCTCTACATTGCACATATGTCCAGGTAGAGCCATCCAGTCCTGTAAAAGTCCCATCTACGTAACTAGAACTAGTCTCTGGGAAATTTGTAAAATCTTCGCTTCCTTGCCCCCACCCGACTTTACCTGCAATGAGCAGGATGACTGTTAGGGCTAATGTTTTGAGTAGATTTCTTGTTTTCATAGGCATTATATTTAGTGTTAGTGATTCAAGTTTTCAGGTTCAAAATTCAAAATTCAAAATTTAAAATTCTACATTCAAGACTTGCCCGGCGAAGGCGGATTTAAGGTTCAAAAGCTTGTCCGGTTTTGCCAGATTGAAGGGTCAAAGTTTAGTAACAGCTTTGGGGTGGTAAAGTTGTAAAAAAGTTTTAAAAGGTGGGTTAAGTTACAGCTATTTTTAAAAGAAGTCAAAAAAACAATGTAATCATCTGCGTTTATTTTATCACACGCGCTTTATTTGTCTTTTTTTACTATTTATTTTTTATTTAATAGCGTTTTGTGCTAGTTTTTAAAACAATTAATAAGGGATAATCGGAATGATTCGGAATGATTCGTAAGCGCCTTGTCATGCCGAGCGAAGCCGAGGTATCTCTACTTGAAGAATATGATGAAGTTAGAGGAAGTTAAAGGAAGTTAGAAGAAGTTAGAGGAATGAATGACTCGGAATGATTCGGAAGCGTCTTGTTATTCCGAACCTGCCAAGGTTACGCTTGTGGTAGCTGAGCCTGCCGGTGGCTGAGCCTGTCGAAGCCACGTTTGTTTTTCCCTTCTTTTGCGTTGATGCAAAAGAAGCAAAAAATCAAGGCTGAAAAGCCTGTCCCGTGGGTGCCCCGTGGGCGTGTCTGCCGCGCGGCGTAACTCACCATGCCTGCGGCATGGCTCAAACAGCACCGCTTCCTTAACCCTACGCAACGACCCACCCACGACCCATTGGCGGAACAGCCTTTTATGCCGTTATCTTGAAAACCAAAAATCCAACCTGTTGGTCAAATCTTGAATCCGTCTTCGCCAGACACAGCCTTAAATCATGTGTTATTGTCATGCCGAGCGTAGTCGAGGCATCTCTTGTTGAAGAATATGATGAAGTTAAAGGAAGTTTGAAGAAGTTAGAAGAATGACACGGAATGATTCGGAAATACTCTGAAGGAGTCGGAAGAGTTTTTCGTTTAACGCTTAACGTTTAACGCCTTTGGTGCTTGGATTTTTTTTAGACCTCACCCCTGTCACCTATATTGAAAGAGGAGGGTTAGAAAAGGATTTTACCACAAAAAAAAGTAAAAGATTCCCATACCTAATATATGCAGTAACAAAAAAGCCGGCACTAGGCCGGCATGTGTAGGAATATCTTAAACAGTTCTACTTGTTCATTTTTTCGCCATCGTAAGCCCATTTCAGGTATGCTGCGCCCCAGGTAAAGCCAGCACCAAATGTGGCAATAATAATATTATCGCCTTTCTTTAGCTGAGGCTCCCACTCCCAAAGACATAGCGGGATAGTTGCACTGGTAGTGTTCCCATAGCGCTGGATATTAATCATAACCTGTTCCTTGCTAATTCCCATGCGCTTGGCTGTGGCCTCAATAATACGCATGTTAGCTTGATGGGGAACAAGCCATGCAAGATCTTCGGGTTTAATGTTGTTGCGCTCCATCATCTCAACCGACACATCGGCCATGTTGGAAACAGCAGCTTTAAAAACTGGCTGTCCTTCCTGGTAGATAAAATGCTGGCGTTTTGCCACTGTTTCAAACGAAGCGGGGTAGCACGATCCACCAGCCACCTGGTGAAGGTGTTTACGTCCGGAGCCATCAACCTGCATCTTAGCATCGAGCAGGCCAAAGCCATCGGTGCTAGGTTCAAGTAAAACAGCGCCAGCACCATCGCCAAAGATAGGGCAGGTTGTTCTATCGGTATAGTCGGTAATTGACGACATCTTATCGGCACCAACCACAACCACCTTCTTATGGGTTCCAGACTCCACAAACTTTGAAGCGGTAACCAAAGCATATAGGAAGCTCGAGCAACCAGCGTTCATATCGTAACCAAAAGCATTTTTAATTCCACACTTATCGCTAATAATATTAGCGGTAGCGGGGAACTGCATATCGGGTGTAACTACGCCGCAAATGAGCATATCCACCTCATCGGGGTGGGTATTGGTTTTGCGCAGCAGTTCGTTAACGGCATTCACAGCCATATCGGAAGTTCCGAGGCCTTCGCCTTTAAGGATTCTGCGTTCTTTTATACCAATTCGGGTCATTATCCACTCATCGGTGGTGTCGACCATTCTGCTAAGCTCTTCGTTGGTAAGAATGTAGTCGGGTACATACCCACCAACGCCTGTGATTGCGGCAGTAATTTTTCCCATAGCTATACAAATGCATTTTTAATTTTTTCGCAGAGGTTCGAAGTTATTACCTCGCGAGTTTGGATAATCATATTCATTATAGCCACGGGGCTTGAAGCTCCATGGGCAATTATAACTGGTTTATTTACGCCAAGAACAGGCGTTCCGCCATAGTTCTCGGAGTTAAATCGTTCAATAAAAGTGTTATCAGGATTAAATTTTTTGAGGAGGTGATAGAATGCCTCGGCCTCTTTCAGCACCACATTACCAACAAATCCGTCGCAAACAATCACATCGGCTTTTTTATCATGAAATAAATGATGACCCTCAACATTCCCAACAAAGTTGAACTCAGAGGTTTCCTTCATAAGTTCAAAGGCACCTTTTGTAATCAGGTTTCCTTTTTCCTCCTCCTCGCCAATGTTAAGTAGGGCCACCCGTGGATTATCGACACCAAGCACTTGTTTAGCATAGATGGAGCCAAGCTTTCCATACTGAAAAAGCACATCGGGACGGCAATCGGGGTTAAGCCCAACGTCGAGTATAAGGTTGAGTTTGTTCTCAGAAACGGGTATAAAACCTGCAATTCCTGGACGAATAACTCCAGGGATTTGCTTAACCACCATGAAAGCACCAACCATCATGGCACCAGTGCTACCCGCGCTGGCAAAACCATCGATTTGGCCAGCAGCCAAAGCCATAAAACCTTTTACAATGCTGGAGTCTGTTTTTTTGGAGAATGCCTTAGAAGGGTGTTCTCCCATTTCGATAACCTCGGAAGCATGAACAATATCGAACTTATCAGGGCTAACGTTCTCACGAGCGAGGATATCTATTATTTGCTGCTTATCGCCAAAAAGCACAATGCGCTCATCGGCTTTAAGATGCTGAAGAGCCAAAACTGCACCCGATACGGCAGCATCGGGTGCAAAATCGCCTCCCATTGCATCAACGCCAATTCTAATCATTAATGCACGGGTTTATTTTCGAAATACATTTTAGGCATTAACAGCCTTCTCGATTGCCAACTTACCACGATAGTATCCACACTCTGGGCAAACCCTGTGAAATTCAATTGCTGAACCACAGTTTGAACATGTTGCCAGGGTTGGAGCTACTGCTTTGTAGTGAGTTCTACGCTTGTTCCTTCTCTGTTTCGAGATCTTTGATTTAGGATGTGCCATTTTTCAACAAATTATATAGTCCAACTTAGTTATTATTATCTAACAATTTTTTTAACGCTTCCCATCGAGGATCAACCTCTACTTCCTGTTCTTCCTCAAAATGAATGTACTTGAGCATCTCCTGGTCGCAATCGTCAATACTTGTTCCGTTTAGCCCATGATACCGTTTTATTGGTAGGCTCAGGTGAATGCTTTCGTACAGGTAGCGGGCAAGGTTTATTTCGTGGTCATCTTCGGTTAAATACATGATGTCGGCCTCGTCTTCCATCTCCTCGCTAGTAATCTTGGCTAGAAGAAAACCTTTATATTGAACTGGTAGGAAGAACTGCTCCAAACATCTGTCGCAGGTAACCTTAACCTCTCCCTTAATCACTATGTCAAATTCAAGCAGATTTTCCTGCTTATTCATTTTGACCTTGGCATTGAGAGCGCCCTCTCTAATTTCGCCTTCGGGGAACTCGGAAAAGAAATCGTTATTAACTTCGAAATCAAACGAGTGTTTTCCAAGTTTAAGTCCCTTAAAACTAATTGTATATGCCTTTAAAACCGTTCCCACCTTCTCAAAAAATCAACGTGCAAAGTTATAAAAATTCAAATCAACCCAAAAAAATTAAAAATAATCATCAAAATAGATGATATTCTATTGAGCCTTAGCCCTACGTTTACGCTCATTCTCGTCGAGATAAATTTTTCTTATACGAATTGCCTTTGGTGTTATTTCAACATACTCATCGTCCTGAATGTATTCGAGGGCCTCTTCGAGGGTAAATTTAACTGGAGGAGCCAAAAACACCTTTTCATCGGAGCCCGAAGCACGCATATTGGTAAGCTTTTTTGACTTGGTCACGTTTACAACAATATCGCCAGCGCGTGTATTTTCACCTACTACCTGTCCGGCATAAACCTCCTCGTGCTCATCAATAAAGAATCGTCCCCTATCCTGTAACTTACCAAGAGCGTATGCAAAAGCAGTTCCGCTCTCCATGGCTATAAGAGAACCGTTAGTACGAGTTTCTATTTCACCTCTATAAGGCTCAAAAGCTTTAAATCGATGAGAGATAATAGCCTCACCAGCCGTAGCTGTAAGGATTATGTTACGCAATCCTATAATGCCACGCGAGGGAATCTCAAACTCTAGGTGTACCCTATCGTGCCTACGGTCCATTGAAATAAGCGTACCTCTGCGGCGGGTAACATGTTCAATGGCCTTGCCCGAAACATCTTCGGGAACATCAATGGAAAGTATTTCAATGGGTTCATGCTTAACCCCATCTATTTCTTTAATGATAACTTTTGGCTGCCCAACCTGTAGCTCATAGCCCTCGCGGCGCATGGTTTCAATAAGAACAGAGAGATGAAGCACACCACGGCCATATACAGTAAATGCATCGGCCGATTCGGTTTCTTCCACTCGAAGCGCCAAATTCTTTTCAAGTTCACGCATAAGCCTATCCTTGAGATGACGAGAGGTGACAAACTTCCCATCACGACCAAAGAAAGGTGAGTCGTTAATGGTGAAAAGCATGCTCATGGTAGGCTCATCAACGGCAATGGTTGGAAGTGGTTCTGGATTTTCAAAATCGGCAACAGTATCGCCAATATCAAACCCTTCAACACCAACAAGTGCGCAGATATCGCCAGAGTGAACCTCATCAACCTTTTTGCGCTCCAAACCTTCAAAAACCAGTAGTTCCTTAATCTTAGTTCGAACAACTGTTCCGTCGCGTTTTACTAAAGAAACATTCTGTCCGGCATTCAGCGTGCCCCTATGCAACTTCCCAATAGCAATTCGGCCTACATAGTTTGAGTAATCGAGCGAAGTGATTAGAAGTTGTGGTGTACCCTGCAGCTGTTTAGGTGCGGGCACATAGTCGATAATACAATCGAGAAGCGGTGTAATATCATTTGAAGGTTTGCGCCAATCGCTACTCATCCAACCCTGCTTAGCACTTCCAAATATTGTAGGGAACTCAAGCTGCTCCTCGGTAGCATCAAGGTTGAACATCAGCTCATAAACTTGCTCTTGCACCTCCTCGGGGCGGCAGTTTGGCTTATCAACTTTATTGATAACAAGAATAGGTTTTAGTCCAATAGCCAAGGCCTTTTGCAGTACAAAACGGGTTTGAGGCATTGTTCCTTCAAATGCATCAACAAGCAGCAAAACGCCATCGGCCATGTTGAGTACGCGTTCTACTTCGCCACCAAAATCGCTGTGACCAGGAGTGTCGATTATGTTTATTTTATATCCCTTATAGTTTACCGATACGTTTTTTGCCAGTATGGTTATACCCCGTTCGCGCTCCAAATCGTTGCTATCAAGAATTAGTTCTCCAGGATTTTCGTGCTCCTTGAAAAGTTTTCCCTGGATAATCATCTTATCCACTAGGGTAGTCTTGCCATGGTCGACGTGTGCAATAATTGCGATGTTTCTGATACCTTTCATCCCCCTAAAAAATTAGCGTGCAAAGGTACAACTTTACCGCCAAACAAATACAAGAAAATCAATTTTTTATGGAAAATTAAAGGTTTGAAATCGATTTTATTACTTTTGTTGATGTCAAAAATCCTTCAAATGAGATGATTTATCGCTTTAAAAAGATAAAGGCATTTTACTATGCCAAGGCACTTTTTATGATGCTCTACCCTTTCTCACTTAAAAGGAGAAGGCTTAAAAAGATAATAACCGATTCGGATACTCGGGATACTGAAGTTCAATTTAGAGTCAACTACTACAACAAGCTAACCAAAAGGCATCCCCTTGAAGGGAGTAAAAAAACAGTGGCTATAGGAAAATTTAAGCTAAAAGATTACAGTAGCGCATACTACTTCGATACGCTAGAGTATCTCCGTTACTTTCCAAAGAATTACCAGTTCAACCCACTCTTTGGCGATATAACATTTGTACCAGATGCTCCTTCGATTGTAAAAAGCCGACCAGTTGGCGATAACAACCAAAACTCTGTACTTCTTAACCTCGATAAGTACCGCCATTTCAACTTTATTAACGACCCAATAAAATATGAGGATAAGAAAGATATTTTGGTTTGGCGAGGACATGTTTCGAAGCTAAAACAGAACAGAATCGACTTTTTAGAAAAATTTCACGATCACCCGTTATGCGATGCAGGTTATACCAATAATTGGGATGGTAACCCTGACTGGAAAAAAGGATGGCTAACAATCAAAGACCAGCTAAAGTATAAATTCATTCTTTGCCTGGAGGGTGTGGATGTAGCAACCAATCTAAAGTGGGTGATGTCGTCGAATTCCGTGGCAGTTTCAACCATCCCAAAGTTTGAGACCTGGTACATGGAAGGAACCCTTAAACCCGATTATCATTACATTAGCATTGCCGATGATTTCTCCGACCTTGAAGATAAGATTAACTTTTACCTTAATCACCCCGATAAGGCTAAAGCCATAATTGCCAATGCACACAATCACGTTAATCGATTTAGGGATAAAAAGAGAGAGCGTTTAATATCGCTTTTAGTGCTAAGCAAATATTTTGAGATGACATCGAACGACACAAAAAATGGCTTCTAGTATCAAAATCACTTTAATCTTTGAAACAATTATTTAGTAACTCTTGTTGAACAGATTTAAAAGAATAAAAAAAACTAAATAACCCATGACAAAAAAAATATTAAGCCTGCAATTCATTATGCTTTTGGCAGCTATTACAGCATTTGGTCAGCTAAAAGAAACTACAGAAAAGCTAAAATCGTTTCAGCCCGATACCATTAAAGGCTGGAAAAAGGGGATAGCTTTAGGAATTAACGTAAACCAAACCTCTCTAACAAACTGGGCAGCAGGAGGGCAAAGCTCATTTGCATTGAATTCGGTTTTTAGTGGATTCATCAACTACAAAAGCCCCAACGCATCGTGGGTGAACACCATTGATTTAGGATACGGCATACTTAGCCAGGAGGATGTAAAATATATTAAAAAGACTGATGATAAAATTGATGTATTATCTAAGTTTGGACGAAAAGCAAGCAAAAATTTCTACTATGCAGCATTGTTGAACTTCAAAACCCAGTTTTCAACTGGTTATAACTACCCCAACGATAGCACCAGAACAAAAATCTCAAACTTTTTTGCTCCTGCCTATCTTGTGGGTGCAGTCGGGATGGACTACAAACCAAACGATTACCTTAGCGCATTTTATGCCCCTTTAACTGGTAAGGTAACCTTTGTAACCGATACCATGCTGTCAAATGCTGGGGCATTTGGTGTTGAAAAGGGGAAGCAAATAAAAAATGAGTTTGGTGGTTACCTTAGAATAGTATTCAGCAAGAACGATTTTAAACCCGAATGGTTGAAGAACCTAACCCTAACCTCAAAGCTCGATTTGTTTTCAAACTACCTTGAAAATCCTCAGAATATTGTTGTTAACTGGGAAACACTGGTTATTATGAAGGTGAACCAGTATATCAATGTTAACCTTAACACCCAACTAATTTACGACGATAAGGTAAAAATAGCCAAGGACACCAACCACGATGGTATAATCGATTCAAACGGGCCAAGAGTTCAGTTTAAAGAGATTTTTGGAGTTGGCATAACGTTTAAGCTTTAAATAGAGGCTTTGCCATTTGCTAAAAATCATATAGATTTGGATAGATTAAAACCTGAAGCATGCCTTTTTTTAATTCTATCCTAAACTGGATTAATACCAAAAGGTTGTATAACATCGACCTTTTCCGAAAGTACCCTTTTGAGGTACAACGTGATGTGCTTTTCGACTTGCTAAAGCAAGCCGCATCCACTGAGTATGGGAAGCGTTTTGGTTTTGAAAGCATTAAATCCATTGAAGAATACCAGCAAAGGGTTCCTATAGTCGATTACGAGTCGATAAAGCCCTATATCGAAAGGCTCCGAGAAGGAGAGGAAGGACTACTTTGGCCATCCGAAATAAGGTGGTTTGCCAAATCGTCGGGAACAACGCAAAGCAAAAGTAAGTTTATTCCTGTGAGCAACGAGGCTTTAGAGAATTGTCACTTTCGAGGTGCTCGCGATGTGTTGGCCATTTACTTCGACCTTTACCCCGATAATAACCTATTTAGCGGCAAGGGGCTTACTCTTGGAGGCAGCCATCAGGTCGATAACTTCAACATAAAATCGTTTTATGGCGATTTATCGGCTATCCTGATAGAGAACCAACCCTGGTGGGCCGACTTCATAAGAACACCCAGCCAAAAGGTTGCGCTTATTCCCGATTGGGAAAAGAAGTTGGAAATGCTTACAACTGAAACCCTAAAAGAGAACGTAACCAGCTTGGCAGGGGTTCCATCGTGGAACCTGGTAATGATAAAGCACCTACTCAACCATACAGGGAAAAACAACCTGCTTGAGATATGGCCTAACCTTGAGCTCTTTATGCATGGTGGCGTTAGTTTTGCCCCTTACAGGGAACAATTCCAAAAGTTAATTCCCTCGCCCAACATGCACTACATGGAAACTTACAACGCCAGCGAGGGCTTTTTTGCCATTCAGGATGACCCAAATTCCGATAGCATGCTTCTAATGCTCGACTATGGCATCTTTTTCGAATTTATACCCTTTGAGGAACTTTCAAAGCCAAACCCCAAAACGCTAACAGTTGCCGATGTTGAGATAGGAAAGAATTACGCCATGGTGATATCAACAAACTCGGGACTATGGCGGTACATGATAGGCGACACGGTGACTTTCACCTCAAAATCGCCACACAAAATAAAAATAACTGGGCGTACCAGGCACTACATCAACGCATTTGGCGAAGAGGTTATAATAGATAACGCTGAACGTGCCCTTGAAAAGGCTTGCGCAGCCACCGGAGCAATAATTTCGGAATACACTGCCGCACCTATCTTTATGGAAACCAACAAAAAGGGAAGCCATGAATGGCTAATTGAGTTTGAAAAAGCCCCTGCGAATATTGATACTTTCGCAAATATACTAGACTCTTCGCTTTGTGAGCTAAACTCCGATTATGAGGCAAAACGAGCCAAGAATGTCACCCTTGACTTTCCCAAGGTTACTCAAGCTGCTCCTGGAACTTTTTTTGAGTGGATGCGTGAACGAGGAAAGCTAGGAGGACAAAACAAGGTGCCTAGGCTCTCTAATACACGCGAATACATCGATGAGCTGCTTGCAATTCACAACAGGCTTATTTCAAACAGGTAGTTTGTCAACAGATAGTATTATTTCAACATATCATCAAGATATTTTGTAAAGTTTATTAACCATTTTTTTTGGAGAGAAAACCTTATTTTTTACTTTTATAAAAGTATTTATTTAAGAATTTTAACTTTATGCACGTAGCAATTGCAGGTAATATTGGATCAGGCAAAACAACCCTAACAGGTTTACTTGCCAAGCATTATAAGTGGAAACCTCAATATGAGGATGTTGATGACAATCCATATTTAAACGATTTTTATGAGGATATGCAGCGTTGGAGCTTTAACCTTCAAATCTACTTCTTA containing:
- a CDS encoding beta-ketoacyl-ACP synthase III; translated protein: MGKITAAITGVGGYVPDYILTNEELSRMVDTTDEWIMTRIGIKERRILKGEGLGTSDMAVNAVNELLRKTNTHPDEVDMLICGVVTPDMQFPATANIISDKCGIKNAFGYDMNAGCSSFLYALVTASKFVESGTHKKVVVVGADKMSSITDYTDRTTCPIFGDGAGAVLLEPSTDGFGLLDAKMQVDGSGRKHLHQVAGGSCYPASFETVAKRQHFIYQEGQPVFKAAVSNMADVSVEMMERNNIKPEDLAWLVPHQANMRIIEATAKRMGISKEQVMINIQRYGNTTSATIPLCLWEWEPQLKKGDNIIIATFGAGFTWGAAYLKWAYDGEKMNK
- the plsX gene encoding phosphate acyltransferase PlsX, which produces MIRIGVDAMGGDFAPDAAVSGAVLALQHLKADERIVLFGDKQQIIDILARENVSPDKFDIVHASEVIEMGEHPSKAFSKKTDSSIVKGFMALAAGQIDGFASAGSTGAMMVGAFMVVKQIPGVIRPGIAGFIPVSENKLNLILDVGLNPDCRPDVLFQYGKLGSIYAKQVLGVDNPRVALLNIGEEEEKGNLITKGAFELMKETSEFNFVGNVEGHHLFHDKKADVIVCDGFVGNVVLKEAEAFYHLLKKFNPDNTFIERFNSENYGGTPVLGVNKPVIIAHGASSPVAIMNMIIQTREVITSNLCEKIKNAFV
- the rpmF gene encoding 50S ribosomal protein L32 — its product is MAHPKSKISKQRRNKRRTHYKAVAPTLATCSNCGSAIEFHRVCPECGYYRGKLAIEKAVNA
- a CDS encoding YceD family protein, which translates into the protein MGTVLKAYTISFKGLKLGKHSFDFEVNNDFFSEFPEGEIREGALNAKVKMNKQENLLEFDIVIKGEVKVTCDRCLEQFFLPVQYKGFLLAKITSEEMEDEADIMYLTEDDHEINLARYLYESIHLSLPIKRYHGLNGTSIDDCDQEMLKYIHFEEEQEVEVDPRWEALKKLLDNNN
- the typA gene encoding translational GTPase TypA gives rise to the protein MKGIRNIAIIAHVDHGKTTLVDKMIIQGKLFKEHENPGELILDSNDLERERGITILAKNVSVNYKGYKINIIDTPGHSDFGGEVERVLNMADGVLLLVDAFEGTMPQTRFVLQKALAIGLKPILVINKVDKPNCRPEEVQEQVYELMFNLDATEEQLEFPTIFGSAKQGWMSSDWRKPSNDITPLLDCIIDYVPAPKQLQGTPQLLITSLDYSNYVGRIAIGKLHRGTLNAGQNVSLVKRDGTVVRTKIKELLVFEGLERKKVDEVHSGDICALVGVEGFDIGDTVADFENPEPLPTIAVDEPTMSMLFTINDSPFFGRDGKFVTSRHLKDRLMRELEKNLALRVEETESADAFTVYGRGVLHLSVLIETMRREGYELQVGQPKVIIKEIDGVKHEPIEILSIDVPEDVSGKAIEHVTRRRGTLISMDRRHDRVHLEFEIPSRGIIGLRNIILTATAGEAIISHRFKAFEPYRGEIETRTNGSLIAMESGTAFAYALGKLQDRGRFFIDEHEEVYAGQVVGENTRAGDIVVNVTKSKKLTNMRASGSDEKVFLAPPVKFTLEEALEYIQDDEYVEITPKAIRIRKIYLDENERKRRAKAQ
- a CDS encoding glycosyl transferase family 90; the encoded protein is MIYRFKKIKAFYYAKALFMMLYPFSLKRRRLKKIITDSDTRDTEVQFRVNYYNKLTKRHPLEGSKKTVAIGKFKLKDYSSAYYFDTLEYLRYFPKNYQFNPLFGDITFVPDAPSIVKSRPVGDNNQNSVLLNLDKYRHFNFINDPIKYEDKKDILVWRGHVSKLKQNRIDFLEKFHDHPLCDAGYTNNWDGNPDWKKGWLTIKDQLKYKFILCLEGVDVATNLKWVMSSNSVAVSTIPKFETWYMEGTLKPDYHYISIADDFSDLEDKINFYLNHPDKAKAIIANAHNHVNRFRDKKRERLISLLVLSKYFEMTSNDTKNGF
- a CDS encoding DUF3078 domain-containing protein, whose product is MTKKILSLQFIMLLAAITAFGQLKETTEKLKSFQPDTIKGWKKGIALGINVNQTSLTNWAAGGQSSFALNSVFSGFINYKSPNASWVNTIDLGYGILSQEDVKYIKKTDDKIDVLSKFGRKASKNFYYAALLNFKTQFSTGYNYPNDSTRTKISNFFAPAYLVGAVGMDYKPNDYLSAFYAPLTGKVTFVTDTMLSNAGAFGVEKGKQIKNEFGGYLRIVFSKNDFKPEWLKNLTLTSKLDLFSNYLENPQNIVVNWETLVIMKVNQYINVNLNTQLIYDDKVKIAKDTNHDGIIDSNGPRVQFKEIFGVGITFKL
- a CDS encoding GH3 auxin-responsive promoter family protein; its protein translation is MPFFNSILNWINTKRLYNIDLFRKYPFEVQRDVLFDLLKQAASTEYGKRFGFESIKSIEEYQQRVPIVDYESIKPYIERLREGEEGLLWPSEIRWFAKSSGTTQSKSKFIPVSNEALENCHFRGARDVLAIYFDLYPDNNLFSGKGLTLGGSHQVDNFNIKSFYGDLSAILIENQPWWADFIRTPSQKVALIPDWEKKLEMLTTETLKENVTSLAGVPSWNLVMIKHLLNHTGKNNLLEIWPNLELFMHGGVSFAPYREQFQKLIPSPNMHYMETYNASEGFFAIQDDPNSDSMLLMLDYGIFFEFIPFEELSKPNPKTLTVADVEIGKNYAMVISTNSGLWRYMIGDTVTFTSKSPHKIKITGRTRHYINAFGEEVIIDNAERALEKACAATGAIISEYTAAPIFMETNKKGSHEWLIEFEKAPANIDTFANILDSSLCELNSDYEAKRAKNVTLDFPKVTQAAPGTFFEWMRERGKLGGQNKVPRLSNTREYIDELLAIHNRLISNR